A genomic window from Aestuariirhabdus litorea includes:
- a CDS encoding DoxX family protein, translated as MPPPLIQRLLASDAGLAALLLRVPVGIILAAHGAQKLFGAFGGYGLEGTGQWMASIGLGPGYLMALMAGSAEFFGGLALILGLLTRPAALVSAITMVVAIFAVHIDNGLFLSNNGYEFGLALLAATASLAVSGGGALSVDALLSHR; from the coding sequence ATGCCCCCCCCCCTTATCCAACGCCTTCTCGCCAGCGATGCGGGCCTTGCTGCCCTGCTGCTGCGCGTCCCCGTCGGTATTATCCTCGCCGCCCACGGCGCCCAGAAACTGTTTGGCGCCTTCGGTGGCTACGGACTCGAGGGCACCGGGCAGTGGATGGCCTCCATCGGACTGGGGCCCGGTTACCTGATGGCCCTGATGGCGGGCAGCGCCGAATTCTTCGGCGGCCTGGCACTGATCCTCGGTCTCCTGACCCGACCCGCCGCTCTGGTCAGCGCGATCACTATGGTCGTTGCCATTTTCGCCGTGCACATCGATAACGGCCTGTTCCTGAGCAACAACGGCTACGAGTTTGGCCTGGCCCTGCTGGCCGCTACCGCCTCGCTCGCGGTCAGTGGTGGCGGAGCCCTGTCGGTCGATGCCCTCCTCAGCCACCGTTAA
- the nfo gene encoding deoxyribonuclease IV, with the protein MKYIGAHVSASGGIANAPRNAKAIGANAFALFTKNQRRWDAPPLTTELIDEFQATCDQLGFVAEQILPHDSYLINLGHPEAEPLEKSRTAFIDEMQRCQQLGLVYLNFHPGSHLKKIAIDDCLARISESINRALDATSGVTAVIENTAGQGSNLGYRFEQIAQIIEGVEDKSRVGVCFDTCHAFAAGYDLRSTEDCQHTFAEFERIVGFQYLKGMHLNDAKIKLGSRVDRHQSLGKGEIGLEVFRYIMGDSRFDGIPLVLETIDDSLWADEIQLLRHFALEDS; encoded by the coding sequence TTGAAGTACATCGGAGCCCATGTAAGTGCTAGCGGAGGCATCGCCAATGCCCCCCGGAATGCCAAGGCGATCGGCGCCAACGCCTTTGCCCTGTTCACCAAAAACCAGCGCCGCTGGGACGCCCCGCCCCTGACCACGGAGCTGATCGATGAATTCCAGGCTACCTGCGATCAACTCGGCTTTGTGGCCGAACAGATCCTGCCCCACGACAGCTACCTGATTAACCTGGGACATCCGGAGGCCGAGCCGCTGGAAAAATCCCGCACCGCCTTCATCGATGAGATGCAGCGTTGCCAGCAGCTGGGGCTGGTGTACCTCAATTTCCACCCCGGAAGCCACCTCAAAAAGATCGCCATCGACGACTGCCTGGCGCGCATCTCGGAGTCGATCAACCGCGCGCTGGATGCCACCTCCGGAGTGACCGCGGTGATCGAAAACACCGCCGGCCAGGGTTCCAACCTGGGGTACCGCTTCGAGCAGATTGCCCAGATCATCGAGGGGGTCGAGGATAAGTCACGGGTGGGGGTCTGCTTCGATACCTGCCACGCCTTCGCTGCGGGTTACGACCTGCGCAGCACCGAAGATTGCCAACATACCTTCGCCGAATTCGAGCGCATCGTCGGCTTTCAATACCTCAAGGGAATGCACCTCAACGACGCCAAAATCAAGCTGGGCAGCCGAGTTGACCGCCACCAGAGCCTGGGCAAGGGAGAGATCGGCCTGGAGGTGTTCCGCTATATCATGGGCGACTCGCGTTTCGACGGCATACCCCTGGTGCTGGAGACCATCGACGACAGCCTCTGGGCCGATGAGATCCAGCTGTTGCGCCACTTCGCCCTCGAGGACAGTTAG
- a CDS encoding DUF5064 family protein, with protein MAITHFDPVSYQLVKADGRSLHAEVQVTITANSDDTENAVKIDLLVKMADGQTQESSFTMRRDMAFNFAHRTREELQKMGVLGHGEHAVNASPIFMQSKAYDMLFKKVRAALNIDPTETIDLDRFIHSGDSN; from the coding sequence ATGGCGATTACCCACTTCGACCCGGTCAGCTACCAGCTAGTCAAAGCCGACGGACGCAGCCTTCATGCTGAGGTACAGGTGACCATCACTGCCAATTCCGACGACACGGAAAACGCGGTCAAGATCGATCTGCTGGTCAAGATGGCCGATGGGCAGACTCAGGAAAGCAGTTTCACCATGCGACGGGATATGGCCTTTAACTTTGCCCACCGCACCCGCGAGGAGCTGCAAAAAATGGGCGTACTCGGGCACGGTGAGCATGCGGTCAATGCTTCCCCCATTTTTATGCAATCCAAAGCTTACGACATGCTGTTCAAGAAGGTGCGTGCAGCCCTCAACATAGACCCGACCGAAACCATCGACCTCGACCGTTTTATCCACAGTGGGGACAGCAACTAA
- a CDS encoding ABC transporter substrate-binding protein, which produces MKASRWLFLLAGFCTLGVQAAEEVVKVGLNYPKTGHYKEQGLEQMRGALMALDEINASGGILGKRVEMVSRNTSSVPEKSVRNVEDMVRNEGVKMLFGGSSSAVAIASGKKARALNVPYFGTLTYSNSTTGEEAHSHMFRETYNAWMSSKVLSKHLNEQYAGKKFFYITADYTWGWTTEESLRMFTNTTDTGAHPGVKTPFPKSRVKHFKEALAAARDSKADVLVLVLFGNDMVRGLTLAYDMGLKKQMAIVVPNLTLGMARDAGPTVMSGVLGAVPWSWKVPYIYDYPRGKQFVEEYARRYSSYPSSSAASAYSILYQYKDAVERAQSFDTKAVIRSLEGHSYSLLKDEQIWRKFDHQNVQTVYAVRCRDLDEVFADRYNLDYFEVIDSLPGIEAARTYEEWAAVRKKANRPLLLN; this is translated from the coding sequence ATGAAGGCATCTAGGTGGTTATTTCTGCTGGCGGGATTTTGCACCCTGGGGGTTCAAGCGGCCGAAGAGGTGGTGAAGGTGGGCCTTAACTACCCCAAAACCGGGCATTACAAAGAGCAGGGACTGGAGCAGATGCGCGGTGCCCTGATGGCGCTCGACGAGATCAATGCGTCCGGGGGGATTCTGGGTAAGCGGGTGGAGATGGTGAGCCGTAACACCTCCTCGGTTCCCGAAAAAAGCGTGCGTAATGTAGAGGACATGGTACGCAACGAGGGGGTGAAGATGTTGTTTGGGGGCTCCTCCAGCGCTGTCGCCATCGCCTCTGGCAAGAAGGCTCGGGCGTTGAACGTTCCCTACTTCGGCACCCTGACCTACTCCAACTCCACCACGGGCGAGGAAGCCCACAGCCATATGTTCAGGGAGACCTATAACGCCTGGATGTCCTCCAAGGTACTTTCCAAGCACCTCAATGAGCAGTATGCCGGCAAGAAGTTCTTTTATATTACCGCCGATTACACCTGGGGCTGGACCACCGAAGAGTCCCTGCGCATGTTTACCAATACCACCGATACCGGCGCGCACCCCGGTGTGAAAACCCCTTTCCCCAAATCCCGGGTTAAGCACTTTAAAGAGGCTCTGGCCGCAGCCCGTGACTCCAAGGCCGACGTGCTGGTGCTGGTGCTGTTTGGAAACGATATGGTGCGTGGCCTCACGCTGGCCTACGACATGGGGTTAAAGAAGCAGATGGCTATTGTGGTACCCAACCTGACCCTGGGTATGGCCCGTGATGCCGGCCCCACCGTGATGTCCGGCGTGCTGGGGGCGGTGCCCTGGAGCTGGAAAGTGCCCTATATCTACGACTATCCCCGGGGTAAGCAGTTTGTGGAGGAGTACGCGCGCCGCTATTCCAGCTACCCCTCCAGCTCCGCCGCGTCGGCTTACAGTATTTTGTACCAGTACAAGGACGCGGTAGAGCGGGCGCAGAGCTTTGACACCAAGGCGGTGATCCGTTCACTGGAGGGCCACAGTTACTCCTTGCTGAAAGATGAACAGATCTGGAGAAAGTTCGACCACCAGAATGTACAAACGGTTTATGCCGTACGTTGTCGCGATCTGGATGAGGTGTTTGCCGACCGGTACAACCTCGACTATTTCGAGGTGATCGACTCGTTGCCTGGCATCGAGGCTGCACGCACCTACGAGGAGTGGGCGGCGGTGCGCAAAAAGGCCAATCGACCCCTGCTGCTGAACTGA
- a CDS encoding MarC family protein — MTPVFIHYFLKIFFIFTPFFVVSVFASLTKDLGDGEKNRIANKVTIAVMVSSFVIFLAGETIFQLFSITLDAFRIGAGAVLFLSALSMINGRADVSANHGQDIAVVPLAMPITVGPGVIGVLMVIGAELDTPQERVSVALALFCAVLAVGLLLRLSNRARFLNRPHTQVILTKVTGLFVSAIAAQIFFTGVKNFMA, encoded by the coding sequence ATGACCCCTGTTTTTATTCACTATTTCCTGAAAATCTTCTTCATCTTTACCCCTTTCTTTGTGGTATCGGTGTTCGCCTCCCTGACCAAGGACCTGGGCGACGGGGAGAAGAATCGCATCGCCAACAAGGTCACCATCGCCGTCATGGTCAGCAGCTTCGTGATCTTTCTGGCCGGCGAAACCATTTTCCAGCTGTTCAGCATCACCCTGGATGCCTTTCGCATCGGCGCCGGGGCGGTGCTCTTCCTCTCGGCCCTGTCGATGATCAACGGGCGTGCCGATGTATCGGCTAACCATGGCCAGGATATTGCGGTCGTCCCCCTGGCGATGCCCATTACGGTAGGACCCGGTGTGATCGGGGTATTGATGGTCATCGGCGCCGAGCTGGACACGCCTCAGGAGCGTGTCAGTGTTGCCCTGGCCCTGTTCTGCGCGGTCTTGGCGGTGGGTCTGCTACTGCGGCTCTCCAACCGGGCGCGCTTCCTCAACCGGCCTCACACCCAGGTAATCCTCACCAAGGTAACCGGTCTCTTTGTTTCGGCGATCGCCGCCCAGATCTTCTTTACCGGCGTCAAAAACTTTATGGCTTGA
- a CDS encoding TraB/GumN family protein, translated as MVTVGCKCSYRLRGGLLHTLRGAIIFALLWVSTTALGDGAVWRVSSASGVLYIGGTLHLLSEEDYPLPDAYDRAYAEADSLVLEADLKLIESPEFQQLLASRMLYPPGEALAMHLSPEVYRQLEEYCRSRGYPMAMIQNFRPGMVSVTLSVLEMQRLGMAGTGVDQHFYQRALADRKPIDVLESVEEQLAAIASMGEGEEDEMILNTLNDLQMLPTALNSVKQAWREGDLLRLDEEVMQPMQRDYPRIYRQLLVDRNSAWLEKLERLLASPQPELVLVGALHLVGEAGVLQRLSNLGYRVERW; from the coding sequence ATGGTGACAGTTGGTTGCAAGTGTTCCTATCGCCTTAGGGGCGGGCTGTTGCATACCCTGCGGGGCGCTATTATTTTCGCGCTGTTGTGGGTGTCGACCACAGCCCTGGGTGACGGGGCCGTTTGGCGAGTGTCCAGCGCCTCCGGAGTCCTCTATATCGGTGGTACTCTGCACCTGCTCAGTGAGGAGGACTATCCGCTGCCCGATGCCTATGACCGGGCCTATGCCGAGGCGGATAGCCTGGTGCTGGAGGCGGACCTTAAGCTGATTGAGTCACCCGAGTTTCAGCAGCTACTGGCCTCGCGTATGCTTTACCCCCCCGGTGAGGCGCTGGCGATGCACCTCAGTCCAGAGGTTTATCGTCAGTTGGAGGAGTACTGCCGCTCGCGGGGTTATCCTATGGCGATGATTCAGAATTTCCGCCCCGGCATGGTATCGGTCACCCTTTCGGTGCTGGAGATGCAGCGCCTGGGGATGGCGGGGACCGGAGTCGACCAGCATTTTTACCAGCGGGCACTGGCGGATCGCAAACCGATAGATGTTCTGGAGTCGGTGGAGGAGCAGCTGGCGGCGATCGCCTCCATGGGTGAGGGGGAGGAAGATGAGATGATCCTCAACACCCTGAATGACCTGCAGATGCTGCCAACGGCCCTCAACAGTGTCAAACAGGCCTGGCGAGAGGGTGACCTTCTGCGGTTGGATGAGGAGGTGATGCAGCCCATGCAGCGGGACTACCCTCGCATCTACCGGCAACTGCTGGTGGATCGCAACAGCGCCTGGCTGGAAAAACTGGAGCGCCTGCTGGCCAGCCCACAACCGGAGCTGGTGTTGGTGGGCGCGCTTCACCTGGTCGGGGAGGCAGGGGTATTGCAGCGGCTTAGTAACCTGGGCTATCGCGTCGAGCGCTGGTAA
- a CDS encoding Crp/Fnr family transcriptional regulator, with translation MEPVDQSQLATTGLFAALEAPIQKSLLAKGRTLQLAPGEVLYHRGDVPRGLYGLVSGQLRLSAEDSHGKQLLFGTIEAGWWCGEIPVLDGQPYAQTATAVEPSRLLLIPQNALDSVLEQHPELYRHFTRILCRRIRIAGQMLEEAAFYDLATRVASQLLRLCRIHRPQANLCLKLPQEEIASMLGITRQSLYRVLKQWQQQQWIELGYGSLTLLRPEALLELVQAQQAIPPGITSARRDSPGY, from the coding sequence ATGGAGCCTGTGGACCAATCCCAGCTCGCGACGACCGGCTTGTTCGCGGCGCTCGAAGCCCCTATTCAGAAGTCGTTGCTCGCCAAGGGGCGCACCCTACAGCTCGCCCCTGGAGAGGTGCTTTACCACCGAGGGGATGTTCCGCGGGGACTCTATGGGCTGGTAAGTGGACAGCTGCGCCTGAGCGCGGAGGACAGCCATGGAAAACAACTGCTGTTTGGTACCATCGAGGCGGGTTGGTGGTGCGGTGAAATTCCCGTACTGGATGGCCAGCCCTATGCCCAGACCGCAACAGCGGTGGAGCCGAGCCGACTGCTGTTGATTCCCCAAAACGCCCTCGATAGCGTGCTGGAGCAGCACCCCGAGCTCTACCGACACTTCACCCGCATACTCTGCCGACGCATCCGTATCGCGGGGCAGATGTTGGAGGAGGCGGCTTTCTACGACCTGGCCACGCGGGTTGCCAGCCAGCTACTGCGGCTGTGCCGCATCCACCGCCCCCAGGCGAACCTCTGCCTGAAGCTTCCCCAGGAGGAGATCGCCTCCATGCTGGGCATTACGCGCCAGAGCCTTTACCGGGTATTGAAGCAGTGGCAGCAACAACAATGGATCGAGCTGGGCTACGGTTCACTGACGCTGCTGCGGCCCGAGGCACTGCTGGAGCTGGTTCAGGCCCAGCAGGCGATCCCGCCGGGAATTACCAGCGCTCGACGCGATAGCCCAGGTTACTAA
- a CDS encoding hydroxymethylglutaryl-CoA reductase, which translates to MSAKIPRDKVQDNTESMATTRRDFVEQQTGVRVEHVAHYSLQPESTRGNIEHFTGVAQVPMGLAGPLLVNGEHAQGDFYVPLATTEGTLVASYNRGMRLLRDAGGVTVSVVDDAMQRAPVFVFDDARQARAFGTWVEQNLDAIREVAEATTSSGKLLRIEQYAAACLRYLRFNFSTGDAAGQNMVGRATFAACEWIMKNYPGIRRYMLSGSMDTDKKHSLLNTLHSRGKRVIAEAVIPDRLLREQMGVSAELLFRSRQISNTGSFMAGAVNNGSHSANGITALFIATGQDVANVAESSAAVVYATLTPEGDYYFSITLPSLIVATHGGGTGLATQRECLQLMGCEGKGKVNKLAEIIGATVLCGELSLGSAVIAGDWVTSHEQYGRNR; encoded by the coding sequence ATGAGTGCAAAAATACCCCGCGATAAGGTGCAGGATAATACCGAGTCGATGGCGACCACCCGCCGCGACTTTGTCGAGCAACAGACCGGGGTGAGGGTGGAGCACGTGGCGCACTACTCACTGCAACCCGAGTCGACCCGCGGCAATATCGAACACTTTACCGGTGTGGCCCAGGTTCCTATGGGGCTGGCCGGTCCGCTGCTGGTCAATGGCGAACATGCCCAGGGGGACTTTTATGTTCCCCTGGCCACTACCGAGGGCACCCTGGTGGCCAGTTACAACCGCGGCATGCGCCTGCTGCGGGACGCCGGCGGGGTGACGGTGTCGGTGGTGGATGATGCCATGCAGCGGGCACCGGTGTTTGTGTTCGACGACGCTCGCCAGGCGCGGGCGTTCGGTACCTGGGTGGAGCAGAACCTGGACGCTATCCGCGAGGTGGCGGAGGCGACCACCTCCAGTGGTAAGCTGTTGCGCATAGAGCAGTACGCCGCCGCCTGCCTGCGTTACCTGCGGTTTAATTTCAGTACCGGTGATGCGGCGGGCCAGAACATGGTGGGGCGGGCGACCTTCGCCGCCTGTGAGTGGATCATGAAAAACTACCCCGGTATCCGCCGCTATATGCTCTCCGGCAGCATGGATACCGACAAGAAGCACTCGCTGCTCAATACCCTCCACAGTCGCGGCAAGCGGGTGATCGCCGAGGCGGTGATTCCCGACCGTTTGCTGCGGGAGCAGATGGGGGTCAGTGCCGAGCTGCTGTTCCGTTCGCGCCAGATCAGCAACACCGGCTCCTTTATGGCAGGGGCGGTCAATAACGGCTCCCACTCCGCCAACGGTATTACCGCGCTCTTTATTGCCACCGGCCAAGATGTGGCCAACGTGGCCGAATCCTCGGCGGCGGTGGTCTACGCCACCCTCACGCCGGAGGGGGATTACTACTTCTCCATTACCCTGCCGTCATTGATCGTGGCGACCCACGGCGGCGGCACGGGCCTGGCCACCCAGCGGGAATGCCTGCAGTTAATGGGGTGTGAAGGCAAGGGCAAGGTCAACAAACTGGCCGA